In Nicotiana tabacum cultivar K326 chromosome 11, ASM71507v2, whole genome shotgun sequence, a single window of DNA contains:
- the LOC142166300 gene encoding uncharacterized protein LOC142166300, producing MPVKKSVTEEFLKKMKVQDYSIMEQLRKTPAQISLLSLLIHSDEHCRVLIKILNEAHVPDKITVNHLEKIAGRIFEANRITLSDDELPMEGTEHNRALYLTVKCEDSVVSRVLVDNGSSANICPLSTLQKLKNGTERIHLNSVCVRGFDGGGKDSVGDIMLELSIGPVEFTMEFQVLDVAISYNLLLGRPWIHAAKTVPSSLHQMVKFEWDMQEIVVHGDEDLSACNDTIVPFIEAKDDKGPWVYQTFETVSVEKIPEGKCILGPKLFSASVMVANEMLKNGFVPGKGLGSSLQGIVHPVRPSGNPGTFGLGFMPIEKDVKRV from the coding sequence ATGCCAGTAAAGAAATCGGTCACTGAGgagttcctgaaaaagatgaaagtgcaagattattccattatggagcagttaaggaaaacaccagcccagatttctcttttgtctttgttgatacattcagatgaacatTGCAGGGTCTTGATAaagattttgaatgaggcacatgttcctgataagatcacagTGAACCACCTGGAAAAGATAGCTGGCAGGATCTTCGAAGCAAATAGGATCACTTTATCGGACGATGAACTTcctatggagggtacagaacacaatcgagctctttatctcacggTGAAGTGTGAAGATTCTGTTGTCTCAAGGGTTTTGGTTGATAATGGCTCTAGTGCGAATATTTGTCCCCTGTCTACTCTGCAAAAACTGAAGAATGGCACCGAAAGAATCCACTTGAACAGTGTGTGTGTCCGAGGCTTTGATGGGGGAGGTAAAGATTCTGTTGGAGATATAATGCTCGAATTGTCAATAGGGCCTGttgagtttaccatggaattccaagtgttagaTGTGGCTATCtcctacaatctgttgttgggcaGGCCCTGGATACATGCTGCTAAGACAGTCCCGTCTTCTCtacaccaaatggtgaagtttgaatgggacatgcaggaaatagttgtgcacggtgatgAGGACTTGTCAGCCTGTAATGATACAATTGTTCCGTTCATCGAAGCTaaagatgataagggaccttgGGTCTATCAGACTTTTGAAACAGTGTCTGTtgagaaaattcctgaaggaaaATGCATTTTGGGTCCTAAGCTATTCTCCGCGTCCGTCATGGTTgcgaatgaaatgttgaagaatggttttgtgccgGGAAAGGGCTTGGGCTcatctctgcagggtattgtGCATCCAGTGCGCCCCAGTGGGAATCctggtacatttggtttgggattcatgccCATAGAGAAGGACGTGAAAAGGGTTTAA